In Polyodon spathula isolate WHYD16114869_AA chromosome 11, ASM1765450v1, whole genome shotgun sequence, one genomic interval encodes:
- the LOC121322957 gene encoding AP-1 complex subunit sigma-2-like isoform X4, translated as MMHFMLLFSRQGKLRLQKWFIAVGEREKKKIIREMTQSVLARQPKTCNFMDWKDLKIVYKRYASLYICCGMEDQDNELLTIEIMHRYVELLDAYFGNVCELDIIFNFEKAYFILDEFLMGGEVQETSKLSVSKCIEESDLMQEVSPGMKDTLLKTMEEYMSKPAF; from the exons ATG ATGCACTTCATGCTGCTGTTCAGCCGGCAGGGCAAGCTGAGGCTGCAGAAATGGTTCATTGCCGTTGGAGAAAGGGAGAAGAAGAAGATAATAAGGGAGATGACTCAGAGCGTGCTGGCAAGACAGCCAAAGACATGCAACTTCATGGActggaaagacttgaaaattgTTTACAAGAG ataCGCTAGCTTGTATATTTGCTGTGGAATGGAGGATCAGGACAATGAGCTTTTGACAATTGAAATCATGCATCGTTACGTTGAACTCCTGGATGCGTATTTTGGGAAT GTATGCGAATTGGACATCATTTTTAATTTCGAAAAGGCCTATTTTATTCTTGATGAGTTTCTCATGGGAGGAGAAGTTCAAGAGACATCAAAGCTGTCGGTTTCAAAATGCATAGAGGAGTCTGATCTGATGCAAGAGGTGAGTCCAGGGATGAAAGATACATTGCTAAAG acaATGGAAGAATACATGAGTAAACCAGCTTTTTAA
- the LOC121322957 gene encoding AP-1 complex subunit sigma-2-like isoform X5, translated as MHFMLLFSRQGKLRLQKWFIAVGEREKKKIIREMTQSVLARQPKTCNFMDWKDLKIVYKRYASLYICCGMEDQDNELLTIEIMHRYVELLDAYFGNVCELDIIFNFEKAYFILDEFLMGGEVQETSKLSVSKCIEESDLMQEVSPGMKDTLLKTMEEYMSKPAF; from the exons ATGCACTTCATGCTGCTGTTCAGCCGGCAGGGCAAGCTGAGGCTGCAGAAATGGTTCATTGCCGTTGGAGAAAGGGAGAAGAAGAAGATAATAAGGGAGATGACTCAGAGCGTGCTGGCAAGACAGCCAAAGACATGCAACTTCATGGActggaaagacttgaaaattgTTTACAAGAG ataCGCTAGCTTGTATATTTGCTGTGGAATGGAGGATCAGGACAATGAGCTTTTGACAATTGAAATCATGCATCGTTACGTTGAACTCCTGGATGCGTATTTTGGGAAT GTATGCGAATTGGACATCATTTTTAATTTCGAAAAGGCCTATTTTATTCTTGATGAGTTTCTCATGGGAGGAGAAGTTCAAGAGACATCAAAGCTGTCGGTTTCAAAATGCATAGAGGAGTCTGATCTGATGCAAGAGGTGAGTCCAGGGATGAAAGATACATTGCTAAAG acaATGGAAGAATACATGAGTAAACCAGCTTTTTAA